One segment of Pantoea sp. Lij88 DNA contains the following:
- the nac gene encoding nitrogen assimilation transcriptional regulator NAC codes for MNLRRLKYFVKIVDIGSLTQAAEVLHIAQPALSQQVATLENELDQQLLIRTKRGVTPTEAGKILYGHARTILRQCEQAQTAVINAGQVLSGQVSIGLAPGTAASSLTMPLLQTVRDQFPEVLVYLHENSGSVLNEKVMSGQLDMAVLYDRAPTAGINSMPLMKEDLFLVGATDYPGASVDLADVAQMSLFLPRDYSAVRKRVDEAFSLRRLSARIIGEIESISTLTSAISSGMGVTVLPESAARSLVGSTDAWMSRINSPSLSLPLSLNISARLPLSPSAQAVKNILLSLLNKPLNEERELMLVG; via the coding sequence ATGAATTTAAGACGACTGAAGTACTTTGTGAAAATCGTCGATATCGGCAGTCTGACGCAGGCAGCCGAAGTGCTGCACATCGCACAGCCTGCACTCAGTCAGCAGGTGGCGACGCTGGAGAATGAACTGGATCAGCAGTTACTGATCCGCACCAAGCGCGGCGTTACGCCAACTGAAGCCGGTAAGATTCTCTATGGTCATGCGCGCACCATTTTGCGCCAGTGTGAACAGGCACAGACGGCGGTCATTAACGCCGGTCAGGTGCTGAGCGGTCAGGTGTCGATTGGTCTGGCACCGGGTACGGCAGCATCCTCGCTGACGATGCCACTGCTGCAAACCGTCCGCGATCAGTTTCCGGAAGTGTTGGTCTACCTGCACGAAAACAGTGGCAGCGTACTGAATGAGAAAGTGATGAGCGGTCAGCTGGATATGGCGGTGCTGTACGATCGCGCTCCCACAGCCGGTATCAACAGCATGCCGCTGATGAAAGAAGATCTCTTCCTGGTCGGCGCCACCGATTATCCGGGTGCCAGTGTCGATCTGGCGGATGTCGCGCAGATGAGCCTGTTCCTGCCGCGTGACTACAGTGCCGTGCGCAAGCGCGTCGATGAGGCATTTTCACTGCGTCGCCTGAGCGCGCGCATCATCGGTGAGATCGAATCGATTTCAACCCTGACGTCAGCCATTTCCAGCGGCATGGGCGTCACCGTGTTACCTGAATCTGCCGCCCGTTCACTGGTGGGTTCGACGGATGCCTGGATGTCACGCATCAATAGCCCGTCACTGAGCCTGCCGCTGTCGCTGAACATCTCCGCCCGGTTACCGCTGTCACCTTCTGCACAAGCCGTGAAGAATATTCTGCTGTCGCTGCTGAACAAGCCGCTGAATGAGGAGCGGGAGTTGATGTTAGTAGGGTAA
- the cbl gene encoding HTH-type transcriptional regulator Cbl codes for MNFQQLKIIREAARCEFNLTEVANTLFTSQSGVSRHIRDLEDELGVEIFIRRGKRLLGMTEPGKALLTIAERILDEAGKVRRLADVFTNETSGILTIATTHTQARYSLPKVIKAFRQLYPNVRLELNQGSPQEIVTMLLAGEADIGIASEMLVNNSSLAAFPWFSWHHALLVPKGHELVQNQPVSLSTLSRYPLITYRQGITGRSRVDRAFQTAGLKPDIVLSAQDSDVVKTYVKLGLGVGILADQACETEESEELERLDATHLFDASTVWLGLKRGQLQRNYVWQFLELCNANLSLEEIKRQALSYSNDDEPVIDFQI; via the coding sequence GTGAATTTCCAGCAGCTTAAGATCATCCGCGAGGCGGCCCGCTGTGAGTTTAATTTAACGGAAGTCGCTAACACACTGTTTACCTCCCAGTCGGGTGTCAGTCGGCACATCCGCGATCTGGAAGATGAGCTGGGTGTGGAGATCTTTATCCGTCGCGGTAAGCGTCTGCTGGGGATGACCGAACCGGGCAAAGCGTTGCTGACCATCGCCGAGCGCATCCTGGATGAGGCGGGCAAAGTGCGGCGGCTGGCCGATGTATTTACCAATGAAACCAGCGGCATCCTGACCATCGCCACCACGCATACTCAGGCGCGCTACAGCCTGCCGAAAGTGATCAAGGCGTTCCGTCAGCTCTATCCCAACGTCCGGCTTGAACTGAATCAGGGATCGCCGCAGGAAATCGTTACCATGCTGCTGGCGGGTGAAGCGGACATCGGCATCGCCAGTGAAATGCTGGTCAACAACAGCAGTCTGGCCGCCTTCCCCTGGTTCAGCTGGCATCACGCCTTGCTGGTGCCAAAAGGGCATGAGCTGGTGCAGAACCAGCCGGTCTCACTGAGCACCCTCAGCCGCTATCCCCTCATTACCTACCGGCAGGGCATCACCGGCCGGTCGCGGGTTGACCGTGCCTTCCAGACGGCGGGTTTGAAACCGGATATCGTGCTCAGCGCTCAGGACTCCGACGTGGTGAAAACCTACGTCAAACTCGGTCTGGGTGTCGGGATCCTGGCCGATCAGGCGTGTGAAACCGAAGAAAGTGAAGAGCTGGAGCGTCTGGATGCCACGCATCTGTTCGATGCCAGCACCGTCTGGCTTGGCCTCAAGCGCGGTCAGCTGCAGCGCAACTACGTCTGGCAGTTCCTGGAACTCTGCAACGCCAACCTGTCGCTGGAGGAGATTAAACGCCAGGCACTCTCCTACAGTAACGACGACGAACCGGTCATCGACTTCCAGATTTAA
- a CDS encoding NAD-dependent succinate-semialdehyde dehydrogenase → MSRLKLTDSDLLRQQALFAGRWQDAHKGATLPVIDPATGETLATIPALGRAETEQAITYAETVRISWGKTPNASRAALLEKWHQLIVEHADDLAIIMTAEQGKPLAEARGEVLYGASFVKWFAEEARRIYGDTIPAPSEDRRILVLKQPVGVAAAITPWNFPIAMITRKVAPALAAGCPIIVKPSELTPLSALALAVLAERAGFPSGVLQVLTGLPTEIGAALTESRTVRKISFTGSTRIGQLLMQQSANSIKRLSLELGGNAPLIVFDDADIEIAVAGVMLSKFRNAGQTCVCANRILVQRSIYPRFTARLLEAVATLKVGDGFAPDSTIGPLINSRAVEKVNGHIDDALSQGATLLTGGMSQGNGTFVQPTVLGEVTSGMRIAHEETFGPVAPLFIFDDEEQAIAMANDTPYGLGAYFFTENIRRAWRVAEALEFGMVGFNTGAISLEVAPFGGVKLSGIGREGSRYGIDEYLEQKTFHIGSL, encoded by the coding sequence ATGTCGCGATTAAAACTTACCGATAGCGATTTGCTGCGCCAGCAGGCGCTGTTTGCCGGACGCTGGCAGGATGCGCATAAGGGCGCCACGCTGCCGGTTATCGATCCCGCCACGGGCGAAACGCTGGCCACGATTCCGGCGCTGGGCCGGGCAGAGACGGAACAGGCGATAACCTATGCGGAAACGGTGCGCATCAGCTGGGGCAAAACCCCTAATGCCAGCCGTGCCGCGCTGCTGGAAAAATGGCATCAGCTGATTGTGGAACATGCTGACGACCTGGCGATCATCATGACCGCCGAGCAGGGAAAACCGCTGGCAGAAGCCAGAGGCGAAGTGCTCTACGGCGCCAGTTTTGTGAAATGGTTTGCGGAAGAGGCGCGTCGCATCTACGGCGACACCATTCCCGCGCCCAGCGAGGACCGTCGCATTCTGGTGCTGAAACAGCCGGTTGGGGTTGCCGCCGCGATTACGCCGTGGAACTTCCCGATTGCGATGATTACCCGAAAGGTAGCCCCGGCGCTGGCCGCCGGATGTCCGATTATCGTTAAACCGTCGGAGTTAACGCCGCTCTCGGCGCTGGCACTGGCGGTGCTGGCAGAGCGCGCCGGTTTCCCGTCTGGCGTGTTGCAGGTGCTGACCGGCCTGCCCACGGAGATTGGTGCGGCGCTGACTGAAAGCCGCACGGTGCGTAAAATCTCCTTTACCGGTTCGACCCGCATCGGGCAGTTATTAATGCAGCAGAGCGCCAACAGCATAAAGCGCCTGAGTCTGGAACTGGGCGGCAACGCGCCACTGATCGTGTTTGATGATGCCGATATTGAGATTGCGGTCGCCGGCGTCATGCTCAGCAAGTTCCGCAACGCCGGGCAGACCTGCGTCTGTGCCAACCGCATTCTGGTGCAGCGGAGCATCTATCCGCGCTTCACCGCCCGACTGCTGGAGGCGGTCGCCACCCTGAAAGTGGGCGATGGCTTTGCGCCCGACAGCACCATTGGCCCGCTGATCAACAGCCGCGCGGTGGAGAAAGTGAATGGTCACATCGACGATGCGCTCAGTCAGGGAGCAACCCTGTTGACCGGCGGCATGAGCCAGGGCAACGGCACCTTCGTGCAGCCCACGGTACTCGGTGAGGTCACGTCCGGCATGCGCATCGCCCATGAAGAGACGTTCGGCCCGGTCGCGCCGCTGTTTATCTTTGATGATGAAGAGCAGGCGATCGCGATGGCGAACGACACGCCTTACGGCCTGGGAGCCTATTTCTTTACCGAGAATATCCGGCGGGCGTGGCGGGTAGCGGAAGCGCTGGAGTTTGGCATGGTCGGCTTTAATACCGGCGCAATTTCCCTGGAGGTTGCGCCGTTTGGTGGTGTGAAACTCTCCGGTATTGGCCGGGAAGGTTCCCGCTACGGAATTGATGAATATCTGGAACAGAAAACATTTCACATTGGCAGTCTGTAA
- a CDS encoding aldehyde dehydrogenase family protein, whose protein sequence is MLSFDPEKVSLPAGHYIGGQHCQSQGAAFEVKRPSDGRVYATLQDATPQDVDRAVSVAHQALKTSGWSGCPPRERGRVLRRWADLIEQDPLLAQLEALGSTRPINDVVLHEIPFTAEAIRFYAECADKYSGDLFPTRDSSLGMLIAEPYGVIAAITPWNFPLSMASWKCGPALAAGNAVVLKPSELTPFSTVRMAELAIQAGLPAGVLNIVQGSGAVTGSALVTHPLVRKVSFTGSTVTGKRIMSDAAQHGMKPVTLELGGKSPQLVFDDAGDLEVLAQRILRGFTANGGQACVAGTRLIVQRNIADPLVERLAQLCRELKPGVTWHEESRYAPLIDERQGNKVCSVIEAAKAQGAEVLVGGERFADTENGWFWQPTLLSHVAQDNPAVQQEIFGPVLTVQTFDDEEQGLAMAAHDTYGLCAGVHTLSLPRALRAMRAIDAGTVWINRYGRSGDFIIPTGGFLGSGIGKDLGRQAFQACQRQKSVLIDF, encoded by the coding sequence ATGTTAAGTTTCGACCCTGAAAAAGTTTCTCTTCCGGCTGGCCATTATATTGGCGGCCAGCACTGCCAGAGCCAGGGCGCAGCCTTTGAGGTTAAACGTCCCTCTGATGGCCGGGTTTATGCCACGCTGCAGGACGCTACGCCGCAGGATGTCGATCGCGCTGTTTCCGTCGCGCATCAGGCACTGAAAACCAGCGGCTGGTCCGGCTGTCCGCCGCGTGAACGCGGCCGTGTGTTACGCCGCTGGGCCGATCTGATTGAGCAGGACCCGCTGCTGGCACAGCTGGAAGCGCTGGGTTCAACCCGCCCGATCAATGACGTCGTACTACACGAAATCCCGTTTACCGCTGAAGCGATTCGCTTCTATGCCGAATGCGCTGACAAATACAGCGGCGACCTCTTTCCTACCCGCGACAGCAGCCTCGGCATGCTGATTGCCGAACCGTATGGCGTTATCGCCGCGATTACCCCGTGGAATTTTCCGCTGTCGATGGCGTCGTGGAAATGCGGACCGGCGCTGGCGGCAGGCAATGCGGTCGTCCTCAAACCCTCTGAACTCACCCCGTTTTCTACCGTGCGCATGGCCGAACTGGCGATCCAGGCCGGTTTACCGGCGGGCGTGCTGAACATTGTGCAGGGCAGCGGTGCTGTAACCGGCAGCGCGCTGGTGACCCATCCGCTGGTGCGCAAAGTCTCCTTCACCGGCTCGACCGTAACCGGAAAGCGCATCATGAGCGATGCCGCGCAGCACGGCATGAAACCGGTGACGCTGGAGCTGGGCGGCAAAAGTCCGCAGCTGGTGTTTGATGATGCGGGCGACCTTGAGGTGCTGGCCCAGCGTATTCTGCGCGGCTTTACCGCCAACGGCGGCCAGGCCTGTGTCGCGGGCACCCGTCTTATTGTGCAGCGCAATATTGCCGACCCGCTGGTTGAGCGGCTGGCACAGCTCTGCCGCGAACTTAAACCGGGTGTCACCTGGCACGAAGAGAGTCGCTACGCGCCGCTGATCGACGAACGTCAGGGCAACAAAGTTTGCTCGGTGATTGAGGCAGCAAAAGCGCAGGGCGCAGAGGTGCTGGTGGGCGGAGAGCGTTTTGCCGACACCGAAAACGGCTGGTTCTGGCAGCCCACGCTGCTGAGCCACGTGGCGCAGGATAATCCGGCCGTGCAGCAGGAGATTTTTGGTCCGGTGCTGACGGTGCAGACCTTTGACGATGAAGAGCAGGGCCTGGCGATGGCCGCCCACGACACCTATGGCCTCTGCGCCGGTGTCCACACCCTGAGTCTGCCGCGCGCGCTGCGTGCGATGCGCGCCATCGATGCGGGCACGGTCTGGATCAACCGCTATGGCCGCTCCGGCGACTTCATCATTCCAACCGGCGGCTTCCTGGGTTCCGGCATTGGGAAAGACTTAGGGCGTCAGGCGTTTCAGGCCTGCCAGCGCCAGAAGAGTGTACTCATCGATTTCTAA
- a CDS encoding haloacid dehalogenase type II: MALFKPKFITFDCYGTLIRFDMAGAAQRCFSDRVDPDAMNAFTADFAAYRLDEVLGAWKPYYDVVSNAIQRTCKKWGVKWDKADSDFIYTDCASWGPHPDVPAGLAKVAKEFPLVLLTNSMKDLIPHHEPRLGAPIYMTITAEEAGAYKPQMKGFEYMLDKLGCGPEDILHVSSSFRYDLMTAHDLGIKNKVWVNRGHEPANPYYQYTEIKDIGGLPGVVGL, encoded by the coding sequence ATGGCACTGTTTAAACCGAAATTCATCACGTTTGACTGTTACGGCACGCTGATTCGCTTTGATATGGCGGGCGCCGCCCAACGCTGTTTCAGCGATCGTGTCGATCCGGATGCAATGAACGCGTTTACCGCTGACTTTGCCGCCTACCGTCTGGATGAGGTGCTCGGCGCATGGAAACCCTATTACGACGTGGTCAGTAATGCGATTCAGCGCACCTGCAAAAAGTGGGGCGTGAAGTGGGACAAAGCCGACAGCGACTTTATCTACACCGACTGCGCCAGCTGGGGTCCGCATCCCGACGTGCCCGCCGGGCTGGCAAAAGTGGCTAAGGAGTTCCCGCTGGTGCTGCTGACTAACTCGATGAAAGACCTGATCCCGCATCACGAACCGCGTCTGGGTGCGCCCATCTATATGACCATCACGGCCGAAGAGGCGGGGGCTTACAAGCCACAGATGAAAGGCTTCGAGTACATGCTGGATAAGCTCGGCTGCGGCCCGGAGGATATCCTGCATGTCTCCTCCAGCTTCCGCTATGACCTGATGACCGCCCACGATCTCGGCATCAAAAATAAAGTCTGGGTCAATCGCGGTCATGAACCGGCGAACCCTTACTACCAGTACACCGAAATCAAAGATATCGGCGGCCTGCCTGGCGTCGTCGGACTCTGA
- a CDS encoding FAD-binding oxidoreductase, with protein sequence MKLESFWQATAPAFTGAAREPLPAQADVVVIGGGFTGVSAALNLARSGISVVLLESGDVMSQASARNGGHCNTGVAQNFASLVASQGLEQASRFYRAFDDAVSYVQQLIQDEEIDCDFRLCGKLKLASKASHMAGLREAYELMRRTVDPEIELLDKTAVRDEIASDDFHGGLLQKRGGQMHMGKFGIGLAEAAARSGAKIFPHHAVTKLERLQGYQHRIHTAQGTILADKVLMATGCSNVGPFPWFQRRIVPVGSFIVVTEALDPALLRQVLPNNRTYVTSLNIGNYFRTTADSRLVFGGRARFAVSNPTSDSRSGEILRHAMTQMLPQLGKAGVDYCWGGMVDMTADRLPHAGEQDGLFYSLGYSGHGTQMSVWMGRVMADLLAEKRTENPWQRDAWPALPGYHGKPWFLPLAGLYYKAKDRLS encoded by the coding sequence ATGAAACTGGAATCGTTCTGGCAGGCCACCGCTCCGGCCTTTACCGGTGCCGCCCGTGAACCGCTGCCCGCACAGGCGGACGTGGTGGTTATCGGCGGCGGCTTCACCGGCGTCTCGGCGGCGCTTAACCTGGCGCGCAGTGGCATCAGTGTGGTGCTGCTGGAGAGTGGTGACGTGATGAGCCAGGCCTCGGCGCGCAACGGCGGCCACTGCAATACCGGTGTGGCGCAGAACTTCGCCTCGCTGGTGGCAAGTCAGGGTCTGGAGCAGGCCAGTCGCTTCTACCGGGCGTTTGACGATGCGGTGAGCTACGTCCAGCAACTGATCCAGGATGAAGAGATCGACTGCGACTTCCGGTTGTGCGGCAAGCTCAAGCTCGCCAGCAAAGCGTCGCATATGGCCGGGCTGCGGGAGGCGTATGAACTGATGCGCCGCACCGTAGACCCGGAGATCGAACTGCTCGATAAAACGGCGGTGCGCGATGAGATCGCCAGCGATGATTTCCACGGCGGCCTGCTGCAGAAGCGTGGCGGTCAGATGCACATGGGTAAATTTGGCATCGGGCTGGCGGAAGCGGCGGCCCGCAGCGGCGCGAAAATTTTCCCGCATCACGCCGTGACGAAGTTAGAACGCCTGCAGGGTTATCAGCATCGGATACACACCGCGCAGGGCACGATTCTGGCGGATAAAGTGCTGATGGCGACCGGCTGCTCCAACGTCGGCCCTTTTCCCTGGTTCCAGCGCCGTATTGTGCCGGTCGGCAGCTTTATTGTAGTCACGGAAGCACTCGACCCGGCGCTGCTGCGTCAGGTGCTGCCCAATAACCGGACCTATGTGACGTCGCTGAATATCGGCAACTACTTCCGTACCACCGCCGACAGCCGGCTGGTGTTTGGCGGCCGCGCGCGGTTTGCCGTCAGCAACCCAACCTCCGATTCGCGCAGCGGCGAGATCCTCCGCCACGCGATGACGCAGATGCTGCCGCAGCTGGGTAAAGCTGGGGTGGACTACTGCTGGGGCGGCATGGTCGACATGACCGCCGACCGTCTGCCACACGCGGGTGAACAGGATGGCCTGTTCTATTCGCTGGGCTACAGCGGTCACGGCACGCAGATGTCGGTCTGGATGGGGCGGGTCATGGCCGACCTGCTGGCCGAAAAACGCACTGAAAATCCCTGGCAGCGCGACGCATGGCCCGCGCTGCCCGGTTATCACGGCAAGCCATGGTTTTTACCGCTCGCAGGACTCTATTACAAAGCAAAGGATCGCCTTTCATAA
- a CDS encoding ABC transporter substrate-binding protein — protein MSKFDNKDADAVNPALTRMITEGSLSRRSLMKILSAGAVMSSGLIGFSGEALADDKPVTGGKLRAAMSNSSATDTLDPAKSNNSADYTRQFMFYSGLTELDKNLMVQPALAESLDSSDGITWHIKLRKGVTFHDGKPLTAKDVIFSLSRHKDPAIASIAFKLADQFKTFTAVNDNEVQLELNSANFDVPYMLATPPFLIVKDGTTDFSKGIGTGPFICKTFMPGTRTIGTKNPNYYKPGLPHLDEVELIGVTDAAARVNALMSGDLQIVSTLSAADCKRIKATSDFGVLESKSGMYTNLIIRTDMKPGSNEDFVLAMKYLQPREMLVKTVLQGYGDVSNDTPVPPWHPLYNADLKPRPLDVEKAKFHIKKAGMAGSTIEIITTPNIEGANEGGQLIQQMARGAGLNVKVRRVPYDGYWSSHWMKDPVGYGSINPRPTLDMLFSQFYLSTAPNNESGWKNPQFDQLVVAARGERDQAKRKQMYGDMQTLIYDHCGTIIPTFISSTDGYSKKVKGVEAWPSGMMMGYRFHEFAWLTA, from the coding sequence ATGAGTAAATTTGATAATAAAGACGCCGATGCGGTAAATCCGGCACTGACGCGCATGATCACCGAAGGCTCGCTGTCACGTCGCAGCCTGATGAAAATCCTCTCCGCAGGTGCGGTGATGAGCAGCGGCCTGATCGGTTTTTCAGGGGAAGCACTGGCGGACGACAAGCCGGTCACAGGCGGTAAACTGCGGGCGGCGATGTCGAATTCCTCGGCCACCGATACACTCGATCCGGCCAAAAGTAACAACAGCGCGGACTACACCCGCCAGTTCATGTTCTACAGCGGTCTGACCGAGCTGGATAAAAACCTGATGGTGCAACCGGCGCTGGCTGAGTCGCTGGACTCCAGTGACGGCATCACCTGGCATATCAAACTGCGTAAAGGGGTCACCTTCCATGATGGCAAACCGCTGACCGCCAAAGATGTCATCTTCTCGCTCAGCCGCCACAAAGATCCGGCCATCGCCTCTATCGCTTTTAAGCTGGCCGATCAGTTCAAAACGTTCACCGCGGTCAACGATAATGAGGTGCAGCTGGAGCTGAACAGCGCCAACTTCGACGTCCCTTACATGCTGGCGACACCCCCATTTTTAATTGTGAAAGACGGCACCACCGACTTCAGCAAAGGCATCGGCACCGGTCCGTTTATCTGCAAAACCTTTATGCCGGGTACGCGCACCATCGGCACGAAAAATCCCAACTACTACAAGCCGGGTCTGCCGCATCTGGATGAGGTCGAGCTGATAGGCGTCACCGATGCCGCAGCACGTGTTAATGCCCTGATGTCGGGTGATCTGCAAATCGTGTCCACGCTGAGCGCTGCGGACTGCAAGCGTATCAAAGCCACCAGCGATTTTGGCGTGCTGGAGAGTAAATCGGGCATGTACACCAACCTGATTATCCGCACCGACATGAAGCCGGGCAGCAACGAAGATTTTGTGCTGGCGATGAAATACCTGCAGCCGCGTGAAATGCTGGTGAAAACGGTGCTGCAGGGTTATGGCGACGTGAGTAATGACACCCCGGTGCCGCCATGGCATCCGCTCTACAACGCCGACCTCAAACCGCGTCCGCTCGACGTGGAAAAAGCGAAGTTCCACATCAAAAAAGCGGGCATGGCCGGCTCCACGATAGAGATCATCACTACGCCGAATATCGAAGGGGCGAACGAAGGCGGTCAGCTGATCCAGCAGATGGCGCGCGGGGCAGGACTCAATGTGAAAGTGCGACGTGTGCCGTATGACGGTTACTGGTCTTCGCACTGGATGAAAGATCCGGTGGGATATGGCTCGATTAACCCGCGTCCGACGCTCGACATGCTCTTCTCACAGTTTTATCTCTCTACGGCACCGAACAATGAATCGGGCTGGAAAAATCCCCAGTTTGATCAGCTGGTGGTCGCCGCACGCGGTGAGCGCGATCAGGCAAAACGCAAGCAGATGTATGGCGACATGCAGACGCTGATTTATGACCACTGCGGCACCATCATTCCGACCTTTATCAGCTCCACCGATGGCTACAGCAAAAAGGTCAAAGGGGTCGAGGCCTGGCCGTCAGGCATGATGATGGGCTATCGCTTCCATGAGTTTGCCTGGCTGACCGCCTGA
- a CDS encoding ABC transporter permease gives MNRYMMFLIARRVGAGILTLLIVSAVVFFITSLLPGDAAQMILGQNATPETVAALRQQLGLDQPLLMRYIHWLTGMVQGDFGTSFASHLPVSQLVAQRIPATFELAGITTLICVPMALIIGIIAAMNRGSRLDRALVIGTMATVAVPEFLVATVAVLIFAVKLHWVSAMSFGSPDSDLLSYLKAYALPVLTLCCVLVAQMARMTRAAIINQLDSPYLEMALLKGVSPLRAVLRHALPNAVGPIANAISLSLSYLFGGVIIIETIFSYPGLASQLVDAVSNRDLPVVQLCVMLFAACYLVLLLAADILTIAFNPKWRSA, from the coding sequence ATGAACCGATACATGATGTTCCTGATTGCCCGGCGGGTTGGCGCCGGCATCCTGACTTTGCTTATCGTCTCGGCGGTGGTGTTTTTCATCACCAGCCTGCTGCCGGGTGACGCGGCACAGATGATCCTCGGCCAGAACGCCACGCCGGAAACGGTGGCGGCGTTACGGCAGCAGCTGGGTCTCGATCAGCCTTTGCTGATGCGCTATATCCACTGGCTGACAGGCATGGTGCAGGGTGACTTCGGCACCTCGTTTGCCAGCCATCTGCCGGTCTCACAGCTGGTGGCGCAGCGTATTCCCGCCACTTTTGAACTGGCGGGCATCACCACGCTGATCTGCGTGCCGATGGCGCTGATCATCGGCATCATTGCAGCGATGAATCGCGGTTCCCGGCTCGATCGGGCGCTGGTTATCGGCACCATGGCGACGGTAGCCGTGCCGGAGTTTCTGGTGGCGACGGTGGCGGTACTGATTTTCGCCGTCAAGCTGCACTGGGTGTCGGCGATGTCGTTCGGCAGTCCGGACAGCGACCTGCTCAGCTACCTCAAAGCCTATGCGCTGCCGGTGCTGACACTCTGTTGCGTGCTGGTGGCGCAGATGGCACGCATGACGCGGGCCGCCATCATCAATCAGCTCGACAGCCCCTATCTGGAGATGGCGCTGCTGAAAGGGGTGTCGCCGCTTCGCGCCGTGCTGCGTCATGCGCTGCCTAACGCGGTCGGCCCCATCGCCAACGCGATCTCACTCAGCCTCTCCTATCTGTTTGGCGGGGTGATCATCATCGAAACCATCTTCAGCTATCCCGGTCTGGCCAGCCAGCTGGTGGACGCGGTCAGTAACCGCGACCTGCCGGTGGTGCAGCTCTGCGTGATGCTGTTCGCCGCCTGTTATCTGGTACTGCTGCTGGCGGCTGACATTCTGACTATCGCCTTTAACCCGAAATGGAGAAGCGCATGA
- a CDS encoding ABC transporter permease, whose translation MNTLLLPWRFFQALSWSGRLGLMMSLFWLLMAVFGTPLAPHSIDDIGGGPLMGGLTADNLLGTDYLGRDMLSRILYGAKFSIGLALSAALLASLIGTLLALLAAVTGRWLEELLGRVNDALLVLPGKVLSLMIVAVFGSSLPMLILTAVFTYWPGAFRIAFAMASSLRSMDYVRASRLRGESRWYIAIHDILPNMVHPMLTDFGLRFVYIVLLLSGLSFLGLGVQPPYADWGTLVRENMQGLFDGSPAVLMPALAIASLTIGANLFIDSLQAMRPMTLAKEGA comes from the coding sequence ATGAATACTCTCTTGTTGCCCTGGCGTTTCTTTCAGGCGCTCTCCTGGTCAGGTCGGCTGGGTCTGATGATGTCGCTGTTCTGGCTGCTGATGGCCGTGTTCGGCACCCCGCTGGCGCCGCACAGCATTGATGACATCGGCGGCGGCCCACTGATGGGCGGCCTGACAGCCGATAACCTGCTGGGCACCGACTATCTGGGACGCGACATGCTCAGCCGTATTCTCTATGGCGCGAAGTTCTCAATCGGTCTGGCGCTGAGTGCGGCGCTGCTGGCCAGCCTGATCGGCACGCTGCTGGCGTTGCTGGCGGCGGTGACGGGACGCTGGCTGGAGGAGTTACTCGGCCGCGTCAACGACGCACTGCTGGTGCTGCCGGGCAAGGTGTTGTCGCTGATGATCGTCGCAGTATTTGGCTCCTCGCTGCCGATGCTGATCCTGACGGCGGTGTTCACCTACTGGCCGGGCGCCTTCCGTATCGCTTTTGCCATGGCCAGCTCGCTGCGCAGCATGGATTACGTCCGTGCCTCACGGCTGCGGGGCGAGAGCCGCTGGTATATCGCCATTCATGACATCCTGCCCAACATGGTGCACCCGATGCTGACGGACTTTGGCCTGCGCTTTGTCTACATCGTGCTGCTGCTGAGCGGCCTGAGCTTCCTGGGCCTGGGCGTGCAGCCGCCGTACGCCGACTGGGGCACGCTGGTACGTGAAAATATGCAGGGGCTGTTTGACGGTTCGCCTGCGGTGCTGATGCCCGCGCTGGCGATTGCCAGCCTGACCATTGGCGCCAACCTGTTTATCGACAGCCTGCAGGCGATGCGTCCGATGACGCTGGCGAAGGAGGGAGCATGA